One part of the Cyprinus carpio isolate SPL01 chromosome B12, ASM1834038v1, whole genome shotgun sequence genome encodes these proteins:
- the daglb gene encoding diacylglycerol lipase-beta: MPAMVVFGRRWRIASDDLVFPGAFELFIRAVWWIVTLVVYTNHKGRFDCQGGTYLHNYLVVLLVLLGVIILTLCAIVYISAQGTIMNPGPRRSVPALVYLRALLYVPELVWACLGAVWVSDSSTGCKPEEVGAVIAAVVSSWIILLSMVVGVLVVFDPLGSQRPGAPPDAPRGVRDLESSESSQLFYTAHTVASRVWESRLRLLCCCLPQDNNHRAAFSSIAQLVSGFFLDTDLVPSDIAAGLALLHQEQDKMEHCRDPDEVLSHSPSSPIREDLEVELEKAAHFMKFAAAAYGWPLYVYSNPLTGLCKLSGDCCRSRQAEYDLVGGDSLGCHFTSILQSTGLQYRDFIHISFHNQIYEIPFYVALDHKREAVLVAVRGTLSLKDVLTDLSAECENLSVEGVSGTCYAHKGISQAAHYIYKRLVNDGILSQAFNIAPEYKLVICGHSLGAGAASLLAVLLRSTHPTLQCYAFSPPGGLMSKAVADYSKQFVVSVVLGKDLVPRLSIPNMEDLKRRLLKMVSNCSKPKYKILMRGCWYELFGGDPDDFPTELENRREEVLNQPLLGEESLLVQRSNTYQSLSSDDSPAHPTHLPLYLPGRILHITEDGPARRHCFAPVRYRAEWSSETSFRNVLISPRMVADHMPDVVLRALRSLTREQPFALCPSSTSNSHLNVI; this comes from the exons ATGCCGGCGATGGTGGTGTTTGGACGCAGATGGCGGATCGCCAGCGATGATCTTGTGTTTCCTGGTGCCTTCGAGTTATTTATCAGAGCTGTGTG GTGGATTGTGACTTTAGTTGTCTACACCAATCATAAAGGACGGTTTGACTGTCAAGGTGGCACATATTTGCATAATTACCTGGTAGTTCTTCTCGTTCTGTTGGGTGTGATTATTTTGACACTCTGTGCAATCGTTTACATCAGTGCTCAAG GGACCATCATGAATCCGGGTCCTCGGCGCTCTGTGCCAGCTCTGGTGTATCTGCGGGCCCTCCTGTACGTCCCCGAGCTCGTGTGGGCCTGTCTGGGGGCCGTCTGGGTGTCTGACAGCAGCACAGGGTGCAAGCCGGAGGAGGTCGGGGCTGTGATCGCAGCTGTGGTTTCCAG ctGGATCATCCTCCTGTCGATGGTGGTGGGTGTGCTGGTTGTGTTCGATCCTCTGGGCAGTCAGAGGCCGGGCGCTCCTCCAGACGCTCCGCGGGGGGTGAGGGATCTGGAGAGCAGCGAGTCGTCTCAGCTCTTCTACACGGCGCACACGGTGGCGTCGCGGGTTTGGGAGAGCCGTCTGCGTCTGCTGTGCTGCTGCCTGCCGCAGGACAACAACCACCGCGCCGCCTTCTCCAGCATCGCCCAGCTCGTCAGCGGATTCTTCCTG GACACAGACCTGGTTCCCAGTGACATCGCGGCTGGTCTGGCtcttctgcatcaggaacaggacAAAATGGAGCACTGCAGGGACCCTGATGAGGTGCTGTCCCACAGCCCGTCCTCTCCTATA AGGGAGGATCTGGAGGTTGAGCTTGAGAAGGCCGCTCACTTTATGAAGTTTGCAGCGGCTGCGTACGGATGGCCTCTATACGTCTACTCCAACCCGCTCACGGGCCTCTGCAAACTCAGCGGAGACTG CTGTCGAAGCCGTCAGGCGGAGTACGATCTGGTCGGAGGAGACAGCCTTGGCTGCCATTTCACCTCCATCTTACAGAGCACGGGCCTGCAGTACAGAGACTTCATCCACATCAGCTTTCATAACCAG ATCTACGAGATCCCGTTTTACGTGGCGTTAGATCACAAGAGAGAGGCGGTCCTGGTGGCTGTGAGGGGAACGCTGTCGCTGAAG GATGTGTTGACGGATCTCTCGGCTGAATGTGAGAATCTGTCCGTCGAAGGCGTCTCGGGAACCTGCTACGCTCACAAG GGCATTTCTCAAGCTGCACATTACATCTACAAGAGACTAGTGAACGACGGGATTCTGAGTCAGGCGTTCAACATCGCACCT GAGTATAAGCTGGTGATCTGTGGACACAGTCTGGGAGCGGGCGCGGCGTCTCTGCTGGCCGTTCTCCTGCGCAGCACACATCCCACACTCCAGTGCTACGCCTTCTCTCCACCAGGGGGCCTGATGAG TAAAGCGGTGGCTGATTACTCGAAGCAGTTTGTCGTCTCAGTGGTGCTCGGAAAAGATCTTGTACCCAG atTGAGTATCCCTAACATGGAAGACTTGAAAAGAAGATTACTAAAAATGGTTTCTAACTGCAGTAAGCCAAAG TATAAGATCTTAATGCGCGGCTGCTGGTACGAGCTGTTCGGAGGAGATCCGGATGATTTCCCTACGGAGCTGGAGAACCGGCGGGAGGAGGTGCTTAACCAGCCGCTGCTGGGCGAGGAGAGTCTGTTAGTGCAGCGCTCAAACACCTACCAGAGCCTGTCCTCCGACGACTCGCCCGCACACCCCACACACCTGCCCCTGTACCTGCCCGGACGCATCCTGCACATCACCGAGGACGGGCCGGCTCGCAG aCACTGCTTCGCTCCGGTGAGATACCGTGCCGAGTGGTCGAGCGAGACATCGTTCCGTAATGTTCTGATCAGCCCGCGGATGGTCGCCGATCACATGCCTGATGTGGTTCTGCGTGCTCTGCGCAGTCTGACCCGTGAACAGCCGTTTGCTCTCTGCCCGTCCTCCACGAGCAACAGCCACCTGAACGTCATCTGA